One Ricinus communis isolate WT05 ecotype wild-type chromosome 1, ASM1957865v1, whole genome shotgun sequence DNA window includes the following coding sequences:
- the LOC8264598 gene encoding receptor-like protein kinase FERONIA: METSSKTLLIFISLHFYYFSFHLINAVIAADVDHPYAPLENIALDCGSSFDSQTLSFDGRNWTGDVGSKFTAFNSHSNSTLSTASFFDEAIGIPEVPYKTARLFYSKFTYTFNVTPGPKFVRLHFYPSSYSGLNASRAFLSVIDGDNRTLLSNFSATLAANYKNVDTFFKEFIIEVQNHSLCLTFSPSSNESDAFAFVNGIEVVSMPMNLYIKGEDVPLPFVGYPAMVITLDNKSALETVYRINVAGADISPKHDSGMFRTWIKDDPYIFGSAKGERAFDLNLSIRYTSAVPEYTAPQSVYRTARYMGNSPQINLNFNLSWYFSVETGFKYLVRLHFCEVARYITRVNQRVFRIYINNQTAEDQADIFGWSGGQGVPLYNDYIIMVPELSEMNIQDLWLELHPNSASVLHSQYYDALLNGVEIFKLNNYGGNLAGPNSPQELLVNQFPKSSRSSSKKRSLIIISIGCSLSAVMLALLTFAFWIRAARGRTKQEKTCHSQSSVCRYFTMKEIKAATNNFDEAQVIGIGGFGVVYKGYIDGGAITVAIKRGNQATVEQGLSEFQAEINTLSLLRHHNVVSLMGFCNDEQEMILVYEYMPNGNLFDHLHFVNKTQKSPLSWNQRLQICTGAAQGLCYLHTGLKHPIVHRDVKTSNILLDENWIAKISDFGMSKIGPTNGSTKVKGSIGYLDPEYCRFHKLTEKSDIYSFGVVLLEVLSAKFVVNPAVSEDNYNEEDEDPETFVEWGLNCYEKGDLDQLIDKNLEGKIAPESLTKFMEIAQKCLANRGLDRPSINEVIWSLELALKLQMYDNNEDRNMGLRLMGNSDMNPGVEFSEIMIPVGR; this comes from the coding sequence ATGGAAACTAGCTCTAAGACTCTGCTCATATTCATCTCTCTTCACTTCTATTATTTCTCCTTCCATCTGATTAATGCAGTCATTGCTGCAGATGTTGATCATCCTTATGCGCCCTTGGAGAACATTGCTCTTGATTGCGGTTCCAGCTTCGATTCGCAAACTTTGTCTTTTGATGGCCGGAACTGGACTGGTGATGTCGGATCAAAGTTTACAGCTTTCAACTCGCACAGCAACTCTACTCTATCCACAGCCTCGTTTTTCGATGAAGCCATCGGAATTCCAGAAGTTCCTTATAAAACAGCTAGACTGTTCTACTCTAAATTCACCTACACTTTTAATGTAACACCAGGTCCAAAATTTGTTCGTCTTCACTTCTATCCATCATCATACTCAGGTCTCAATGCATCCAGAGCATTTCTCTCTGTTATCGATGGTGATAACCGTACTCTCCTTAGCAACTTCAGTGCCACTCTTGCTGCCAATTACAAGAACGTGGATACATTTTTCAAAGAATTCATAATTGAAGTACAAAACCATTCGCTTTGTTTAACGTTTAGCCCTTCCTCAAATGAATCTGATGCATTTGCTTTTGTTAATGGAATTGAAGTAGTTTCAATGCCGATGAATCTCTACATAAAGGGAGAGGATGTTCCTCTTCCTTTTGTTGGGTATCCTGCGATGGTGATCACATTGGACAACAAATCTGCACTTGAAACAGTTTACAGAATAAATGTAGCAGGCGCCGATATTTCTCCCAAACATGATTCAGGGATGTTTCGAACTTGGATAAAAGATGATCCATACATTTTTGGATCTGCTAAAGGGGAACGTGCATTTGATTTGAATCTTTCCATCAGGTATACATCAGCTGTACCAGAATATACTGCACCTCAATCGGTATATCGCACTGCCCGTTATATGGGTAATAGTCCTCAAATCAACTTGAATTTTAACTTGAGCTGGTATTTTTCTGTTGAAACTGGTTTTAAGTATCTTGTCAGGCTTCATTTCTGCGAGGTTGCTCGGTATATAACAAGGGTTAATCAAAGAGTATTTCGTATATACATCAATAATCAAACAGCTGAAGATCAAGCTGATATATTTGGCTGGAGTGGTGGGCAAGGTGTTCCTCTGTATAATGACTACATTATAATGGTTCCAGAACTGAGTGAAATGAATATCCAAGATCTTTGGCTCGAGCTGCACCCCAACTCTGCATCCGTGCTACATTCTCAATACTATGATGCTCTCTTAAATGGGGTGgagattttcaaattaaacaaCTATGGTGGAAATCTTGCTGGACCTAATTCTCCCCAAGAATTGCTAGTTAATCAATTTCCTAAATCATCCAGAAGCAGTTCAAAGAAAAGATCACTTATCATCATCAGCATTGGATGCTCGCTTAGTGCAGTGATGTTGGCGTTGCTTACGTTTGCTTTTTGGATTAGAGCAGCAAGGGGAAGGACAAAACAAGAGAAGACATGTCATAGCCAGTCATCAGTCTGTCGCTATTTCACGATGAAAGAGATCAAAGCAGCAACTAATAACTTCGATGAGGCACAGGTCATTGGTATTGGTGGATTTGGTGTGGTTTATAAAGGTTACATTGATGGTGGGGCGATTACAGTTGCCATCAAGCGTGGGAATCAAGCAACTGTTGAACAGGGTCTCAGCGAATTTCAGGCGGAGATCAACACACTTTCTCTACTTCGTCATCACAATGTTGTTTCTTTAATGGGTTTCTGCAATGATGAACAGGAAATGATTCTTGTATATGAGTATATGCCTAATGGAAATCTGTTTGATCATCTTCATTTTGTCAACAAAACACAAAAATCACCTCTTTCATGGAACCAAAGGCTCCAGATATGCACTGGAGCTGCGCAAGGTTTGTGCTATCTCCATACAGGATTGAAGCATCCAATCGTTCATCGTGATGTCAAGACTAGCAACATCCTGTTAGATGAGAACTGGATTGCCAAGATTTCAGATTTTGGCATGTCCAAAATAGGCCCTACTAATGGAAGCACAAAAGTTAAAGGTAGCATTGGCTATTTGGATCCAGAATATTGCAGGTTTCACAAATTAACAGAAAAATCTGATATCTACTCTTTCGGAGTGGTGCTACTGGAGGTACTTTCTGCCAAATTTGTGGTGAATCCTGCTGTATCAGAAGATAATTACAATGAGGAAGATGAGGATCCTGAAACCTTTGTTGAGTGGGGCTTAAATTGCTATGAGAAAGGAGATTTGGATCAACTCATTGACAAAAATTTGGAAGGAAAGATTGCGCCGGAATCTCTCACAAAGTTCATGGAGATCGCACAAAAATGTTTGGCAAATCGAGGTCTGGATCGGCCATCAATTAATGAGGTAATTTGGAGCTTAGAGTTGGCACTAAAACTGCAAATGTATGACAATAATGAGGATAGAAATATGGGCTTAAGGTTAATGGGCAATTCAGATATGAATCCAGGAGTGGAATTCTCTGAAATCATGATTCCAGTTGGGAGGTAA
- the LOC8264605 gene encoding agamous-like MADS-box protein AP1, whose protein sequence is MGRGRVQLKRIENKINRQVTFSKRRGGLLKKAHEISVLCDAEVALIVFSHKGKLFEYSTDSCMERILERYERYSYAERQLVATDLNSQENWTLEYNRLKAKVELLQRNHRHYLGEDLDSLTLKELQNLEQQLDTALKHIRTRKNQLMFESISELQKKEKAIQEQNNMLSKQIKEKEKAVAQQALWEQQNHGNNVSPFLMPQPPLPCLNIGGTYQEEGQEVRRNELDLTLEPIYSCHLGCFTT, encoded by the exons aTGGGAAGAGGTAGGGTTCAGTTGAAGAGGATAGAAAACAAGATCAATAGGCAAGTGACATTTTCAAAAAGAAGAGGTGGATTGTTGAAGAAGGCTCATGAGATCTCAGTTTTATGCGACGCTGAAGTTGCTCTGATCGTTTTCTCTCATAAAGGGAAGCTCTTTGAATACTCCACTGATTCTTG CATGGAAAGGATTCTTGAACGCTACGAGAGGTATTCATATGCAGAAAGGCAGCTTGTAGCAACTGATCTTAACTCACAG GAGAATTGGACCCTGGAGTATAACAGACTCAAGGCAAAGGTTGAGCTTTTACAAAGAAACCATAG GCATTATTTGGGAGAAGATCTAGACTCTTTGACCCTGAAAGAGCTACAGAACTTGGAGCAACAGCTTGATACTGCTCTAAAGCACATCCGGAcgagaaaa aACCAACTGATGTTTGAGTCCATCTCTGAGCTTCAGAAAAAG GAGAAGGCAATACAAGAGCAAAATAACATGCTATCAAAGCAG ATtaaggagaaggagaaggcAGTGGCACAGCAGGCACTTTGGGAGCAGCAAAACCATGGCAATAATGTGTCACCCTTCCTTATGCCACAGCCACCACTTCCATGTCTAAACATTGG TGGCACTTACCAGGAAGAAGGACAAGAAGTGAGGAGGAACGAGCTCGACCTTACCCTGGAACCCATATATTCATGTCACCTTGGATGCTTCACCACATGA
- the LOC8264604 gene encoding E3 ubiquitin-protein ligase At3g02290: MFLQSQITKKPELLKQRNIGSQKMGNLFCCFHPEDPEDNHDPSSSQRVACSIRLDCLVHTLFTKYAAVFDKGDAPIVPEAINTQSDTTTAATTTVPPQNMSFDVNPNHSHLQQDELNLPGANAAEARQTQHKDVEEQLRGGNGTVTDNTSSGVTSNEYDSSTYPIRHSKEKMEPHLLNFYASLDDEDVCPTCLEEYTFDNPRIVTECKHHYHLGCIYEWQERSEHCPVCDKVMVFHETT, from the exons ATGTTTTTACAGTCGCAAATCACTAAG AAGCCCGAGTTATTAAAACAGAGAAATATTGGAAGTCAGAAAATGGGTAATCTTTTCTGTTGCTTTCACCCTGAGGATCCTGAAGATAATCATGATCCGAGCAGTTCTCAGAGAGTAGCCTGCAGCATCCGTCTTGATTGTTTAGTGCATACCTTATTCACCAag TATGCAGCAGTTTTCGACAAAGGAGATGCGCCGATCGTCCCTGAAGCCATAAATACACAATCTGACACTACCACTGCTGCTACCACCACAGTTCCCCCACAGAACATGTCCTTTGATGTAAATCCCAATCACTCCCATTTGCAACAGGATGAATTGAATTTGCCTGGTGCAAATGCAGCAGAAGCACGTCAAACACAGCACAAAGATGTAGAAGAACAATTGAGAGGTGGAAATGGTACTGTTACAGACAATACTAGTAGTGGAGTTACATCAAATGAGTACGATTCCTCGACGTATCCGATTAGACACTCAAAGGAGAAAATGGAACCTCATCTTCTTAATTTCTATGCTTCCCTTGACGATGAGGATGTCTGCCCCACATGCCTAGAAG AGTACACTTTTGATAATCCGCGGATAGTGACAGAATGCAAGCACCATTACCACCTTGGTTGTATATATGAATGGCAGGAAAGAAGCGAACACTGTCCTGTTTGCGACAAG GTGATGGTATTTCATGAAACAACCTGA
- the LOC8264603 gene encoding uncharacterized protein LOC8264603 — protein MGKAGTRLPNFCLNRIRPHVRVRSPPIQSKLHSANSATKNDQKTTGQSLAGSITTAVGVGEGKSGDDGVKPLVINGRKIMIVVDSSFEAKGALLWALSHTVQSQDLVILLYVTKPSKQATSEESSKEKPPRAYDLVNSLKNMSQLRRPEIQIETAVVEGKEKGPLIVEEAKKQGVALLVLGQKKRSMTWRLIMMWASNKVTGGVVEYCIQNADCMAIAVRRKSKKHGGYLITTKRHKDFWLLA, from the exons ATGGGAAAGGCAGGTACAAGATTGCCAAATTTCTGCCTGAACAGGATTAGGCCTCATGTTAGAGTTCGTTCACCGCCTATACAGTCCAAGCTTCATAGTGCAAATTCTGCTACTAAAAATGATCAGAAAACTACCGGTCAGAGTCTAGCAGGAAGCATAACTACTGCTGTTGGAGTTGGAGAAGGGAAGTCAGGCGATGATGGAGTAAAACCCTTGGTTATTAACGGTAGGAAAATTATGATAGTGGTTGATTCAAGTTTTGAAGCTAAAGGTGCTCTACTTTGGGCACTTTCTCACACTGTTCAAAGCCAGGATCTTGTCATTCTTCTTTATGTTACCAAGCCATCTAAACAAG CTACAAGTGAAGAGTCCAGCAAGGAAAAACCTCCAAGGGCTTATGATCTTGTAAATTCCTTGAAGAATATGAGCCAGTTGAGGAGACCTGAG ATACAAATTGAGACAGCAGTGGTGGAGGGAAAGGAGAAAGGACCATTGATAGTGGAAGAGGCAAAGAAACAAGGGGTGGCACTTCTAGTGCTTGGGCAGAAGAAGAGATCAATGACATGGAGACTGATTATGATGTGGGCAAGCAACAAAGTTACAGGTGGTGTTGTTGAATATTGCATCCAGAATGCTGATTGCATGGCAATTGCAGTCagaagaaaaagcaaaaaacaTGGAGGATATTTAATCACTACTAAACGTCATAAAGATTTCTGGCTCTTAGCTTaa